The Gossypium hirsutum isolate 1008001.06 chromosome D06, Gossypium_hirsutum_v2.1, whole genome shotgun sequence genome contains the following window.
ACGAACACAAGTATGTTTCCATtagagcacttaccatttcaatgcaacttataagtaaacataataccattcaatcaatagcttggcacatgcctaagcatcaaacaacagcACATGTTAGCAATGTAAATGCATATATaaaccaataatcatggatgagcacaaaaattgataaattttcatatacatgtatcatccaattcaatttttccatctaccatgtaacaacatttccatgtaattcatatgtGTCTGTGTCATAGTCCGTATTGAACTCTTATCATTTCGTATCAGAATATTTCCCGtcgaaccatttagaatatcattggatactcgagatagctcacacatagtgtgctaaactgtaatctatcaattcctgtacatgtatgctcctATGAGCTATGAATTAATATGTTCTCACGAGTTGTAAATCGTTAAGCTCATATGAGGTGGGAATCGGTGAGCTCTCAGGAGCTGAAATCGATAAGCTTATACGAGGTAAAAATTGATAAGCTCTCACGATTTAAGGGCAtttagaaattttctattttcctccaTTTTCCACCCGatattgatctaaattaataattttattcaatatattaatttagaaataaaaaattcatttcatgcaatttgatcatcttagaaatttttacaaaattacccctaaagtttttcttttattcaatttagtccctgagaccaaaacatgcaaattaaccatttttacccaaaattgatccAATCTGAATACTTATGGCATCAAATATAGCACACTACTGTAATAATTTCAAATCAAGTCcgtgtaattttactattttaacaatttagtccctaattgaaaaagtttatcaaaaatcacttaataaaatacttttaaacatcaaacaacatttcagattcatcatttaacatataaaattttaaagttccatcaatggcaacattcaaaatcgttaaaagtttcaaaatcaaaggtataggctagctggacctagttgtaatgatcttaaaaacataaaaaaataaaagaaataaacccAAATTTAGCTTACATGCAAAGGAGGACTTGGCTGAGTGTTTAAGCTATCATCCATGGCTTCCTTCATTCTCTAATTTCGGCAAAACTAAAGAACAAATATGATAgcataattgttttatttttaatataatataatttatcaaattaccattttaacattaataattaaaataaacaaaaaattcaaGCCCATAATTTTCCACTAACACattgaatggtttaattacaatttaagacttttttcctttattcaattactcatttaatcactcaaatcaaatagcgatcaaattttacatcttttacgatatagtcctttttaattaattaactattgaaacgttaaaatttttcaacgaaactttaaaaccactttaatgacactctgtaaatatttaaaaatatttatgactcagtttatagaaacgaggtcccgatacctcattttttaaaaccactttaCCTTAGGGtattaccacttgaacttaattaatcctAGTAATAGTATagattatcaaatcaaaaaccttttcaaagtcacaattaactcataaatattaaataataatatttacgaacttattcATCAGAtttagtggccccgaaaccattatttctgacacaactgaaaaatgggctgttataatAGAAACCCTAAGTACTCGGATGGTATGAGTTGTTTTCAAataaggttaatttttttaattttcaagtttagggattaaattgaataaagtgtacaATTTTGAGGCAAATGTGAAAAATTGTAAATAGAAAGgaatatgtattaaattgaatgacaCATGAAATTGAAGCTAATAAAGTGAAGTAaactattttatagatcaagaacaagtagatGACCAAGGAAAAGGGAAAGTTGCTGactagtccctgaacttttacaaactCTACAATTTAGGCCTAGTAAGTttgttcaatttattttaacatattttgaaATGTACATTGATTATGAAATTGGTTATTGAATATTTTAGTGAATGTTTGATTATAAACTATTGTAAATTTAGAAAATAGTTGCTTTGAACTTTGTTAAACGACGTTGTGTTTTGAGCTAGATGAACATAGGATATAGTACGATTGGCATACCAATAGGTTATGTCGCGCGTAGTATGGGGCTGATTTAAGATGAGACGATGATTCATGACTTGTTATTGTACACTTAATATAGTCCAGCATTTGTTGTAGGCTATTGCGAAATATTACAGTGATTCTGGCGTGTTACTAGAGGCGGATATAAAGCCTTTGGGCTTGGCACTTAGTACCCTGACGTGTTTTTGGTTGGAATGGCTTGTTTGAGCTTTTGGCATGTTTCGGGTGGATAACTATGTACTTATATCCGTTATATCGTTCATCGAGCATAATTTTTCAGTGTTAAATGTTTTGTTAATGAATTGTAAAAGGTTGTACATGAATTTTCCATTAGCATTGTGACTTGATATTGAATGAGTTAGTATGTTGTATTAATACGTAACTCGTATATGATTTTATATAACCTCACCTGTTAATAATTGTGGTTGATAGGAAGCAGCACTGTCTATTAATCTTGTTATTAAAATTGCTATGTTTATTTCGGTAAGCTTTATCGGTTTAACTGTCGAACTTACTAATCTCTATAGAAGCTTACTCGtgttattttcttatttcctTATAGATAGCATTATGTGGAATCAAGCTAATGGATCAACTTGAACATCACACTATCTAGTCACATTTAGGTAGTTTTTGAAAGTTAACTtttgggttatatggcatgtaataggtgaaatttttaaatgtttgattGTATGTTATGTGGTAATTGTGAAAGtgatgaatgatgtttatgttCAGTATTAACTTGTATGTGTTCATGTTCATGTCATGTTATTTGATCATTTGGTATAAGTCTTATGTAGATGTTCGAAATTatggtataaatgtatatgtttgaatgagaagagtaatggtaaattttaaaataagatgatataagaTTTGAGACTTTGAACAAATACTTGTTaatatgtttggtgtatgaatgTGATATAGAATATAGCCTTGAATTTGGTTTGTTTTGGAATGTGAATTGAGGTGCCAaatgatggcatattggttagacatagGTTGAGTGAATTTGACATGTTTTTGGGTGTGATTGAATGTGTTTGCGCATGAAATTGTAGTTGAAAATAGCTTGGCTTGgcatttaagttttggtggagaAATGACTTGAAATGCCAGCTTTTTAAGGTGCACACGGTCTGGGATACGGTCAGCCACACATAGCCACCCCACACGGTCGGTGTCATTATTATTTTAGGTGCaaatttcacacggcctagcacacggtttGGCATATGGCCCGCGGCACAGCCATGTGATCATATTTCAAATATACACACAGTCACAGATAGTTACATGGCCTGGCGGCACGACTGTGTGACCAAACTTCGAATGCATACACAGTTTGGCACACAACTtgcgacacagccatgtgaccctctttaaaattataaaaaattataaactataattataaaaaaaacttcgATGATGGTGTGGTATACCATGtcagcaaaaataaaattataaaaaaaattaaaattaataaaatatatagagagagagaatgaCCCTGGACAATGATAGCCAAATTCATTCAAGATGAGTacaaactataatttttttaaaaaaaatttataaaattactaaaaattataaagatgttataaaattttgaatatgtaaataactataaaaatttcaacaaaattataaaaaaattaattaaaatgcgAAAGAGGGTGCCATGAAAGAATTCAAAATTACAGAAGCTTTTCAATAATTGAAAAAGATTTCATGATAGAATTCAAAATGAATAGAGTGCCACGCAATCTTCCTTGTAAAGAGAGGTGAGAGAAAGAtaagaggaagaaaaaaaaaagaaaatatactatataaggaaaataattattaatatttaaaaaatatataatttataataatttttatgatgttttaaaaatttataattttgcactctccttaatttaaacaaatggttgttcaagttcattctatatataaatatttattaattttaaaatatattttataattttttatttttttggtaacGTGGCATGCCACGTCAACACacatttttttaaactttgttgATGTGACATGCCACATAGCACTGTATGTCATGTCAGCATGTCAGGTCAACGTCGTTTGACACATCAGCAAAGTTAACGGTCAAACTGATCAACTAACGACTTTCGTTAACGGAATGGCCTAGTTGATTTTTTTGGGAGTCACTAAGAGTTCAATAAGATGAACTTTTTTCCTAAGGATTtaattgcatttttatttttttactaacgGTTTTTTTACGCTTAAgctaatattattttacaaataaaatagttTTAAGAAAACCCATATTCAAACTTTTCtcgtttttagttttattttataaataataatttatttaatgtacATATGGTCTTGTTCCCTAGTCCTCGTCAAATTTGTTAAGCATTGGGCATTACCTTTGTGCACAACCAATGGCACCAATAACTCTTACTTCGAATTTTTTGATTTCCACATCTTTTATTATTGTGCCATCCAACTCGAAATCAGTTATAGAGTTATCAGCATGGCTTTTTACCTACTGGGTCTCTAAGACTTCATCCTCACTTGTATATCTCCAATCGTGTTCGCCTTCAAGCTATAGTCTTTGACCCAGCTTAAACACACTGGTTGTTAATgttgaaaaaaagagaaaaaactgAATTTGCTTAAGTCTTCTTCATGGTTTGTCTcttgaattgttttatttataagattattaattttatttataaaattattgtttttataaataaattcaatGTTAGAAAATGGGTATtgatttattcaaaaatatttttataattttgtatctATTTTTGTAAAATCTTATATATTCTtatcaaaaaaataaacttatatatataatttttaaagttttctaatttctgaatttttaatattaaagactaaattaacaTAATGTGAaaagttaaaggttaaatttgttaaattttttaaattaaaattaaattgataaaatttgtaaatattagagggataaatttattattattctaataaaaaatcTTTCATCATTAGATGAGTGGCcagaatattaaattttaataaagttaatgattaaaatataaatttttaaatccaatacgTTAAAGGATATGACCATTTCGTTTaccctatttttttttataacataGTAATAAAAATTCCTGTCGTAATaaaattaattgagaaattaaaaaaaaatgatgatgGTTGATTCCTTCACCAAACTCTTTCTTGTCGCTGTGTGTCTTTCAACCTTTAGCTTCGGCAGTTTAGAGGCTCTAACGCGATGGTACTGCTTCTGTTCCAACGCAGCCACTTTGACCGGAAACATCGTCTATGCCGCGAATGTCGATCAGCTCTTCTCTTATCTCTCAACCAACGCGACGGAGCACGACGGATTCTTCAACACCACCGCGGGACAGGAGCCTAACATGGTGTATGGTCTCTTTCTCTGCCGTGGGGATGCCCGTCCTGAAATATGCCGTGACTGCATCAACCTTGCTGCTGCCGATGTAGTTAAACTTTGTCCTAACCAAAGTTGGGCTATTATTTGGTATAACAAGAGCATGCTACGTTACTCGAACCGGTCCATCTTTTCCTCCATGGCTGAAAGACCTAATGTAACTTTGTCGTACTGGGTAGACGCCATGGAACCATACCGCTTTAACCGGCTGGTTGCAACTGTGATGAAAGATATTGCAACTCGGGCTCCAAATGCTACATCTAGGACTAAAAAGTTTGCTACGAAAGAGGCAACTTTTAATGCGTTCCAAACACTACAGCCTAGCACAGTGCACACCAGACATTTCCAGTGAGGATTGCTACAGATGCCTCCAGGACGCTATTGCAGACTTGCAATTCCATTTAGGTGGAAAACAATCAGGATTTGCTATGTACCCTAGCTGTACTGCACAATATCAGACAAGCCCTTTCTATAGCCTAAACCAAACTGGATTAGCTAAGCCCCCAGTCTCGCCTCAACATCCTCTTCTACTCCCTCCACCTCCTCCTCCAGGTCGGTGTAATAGATCAAAGTAGTGTCGTCGATGCATCATTTactcaaaatttgttttaaattcgcTTTACTTAATCTCCTCTGCTTTTGTGGGAACATTGAATAGGTTTTCTTTATGTAGTGAGTGTGAATCGGAGTATCATTGTATCACTATAACGAGttctatcaataattttcaaaccaTTCTTCTTTATTCAGGTAAAAGGGGGATATCATCACAGACAGTGATCAAAATTGTTGTTTCAACAGTTGGCTTCTTGGTTTTGTCCTGTTTCTTATGTTGTGTTCTTGGTTGGAAAGCAACCAAGAAACTAACTGCGCGAAAAACCAGAAATGGAAAGCCAAAATCTGTAATATGACCATTCAACTCAAAAATCACCATTATATTTGCTTAGAAGCCAATGACTTTctgttggagctaagtgcaacaaatagcaaggttcaacaaaaagcttgccgagcaagaatcgagacttgcggcagaaacaaagaagaaaaatgaaataaattttaagcaaagctaaaatagagagtatatggatgaaatcttgattgaattcattcatatttttttaaaatggcataaggcctatttatacaagcttacaacttgacaacttagttggaatacaactaagtttcatcattacatccacttaaaataaatcaccacctactacactaacaaacttagttggaatacaactaagttacatcattacatccacttaaaataaatcaccacctactacactaacaaacttagttggaatacaactaagttacatcattacatccaaataataataataataataataataataataataataataataataataaaacatgtgattgctacatgctaaccattgcttcaatactcctccttggtttgcatggagcaaacacctagcttccttcttagacattcgaaccttgtgacattaagggctttagtcaaaatgtctgcaagttgatcctcagaattacaatggatcagcttcacttcctgagcttgctccatttctcgaacaacatgcaacttgatgctgaaatgctttgttcttccatggaacactggatttttagcaattgcaactgaagattggttgtcacagaagatctcagtagcttccttttgatgcactttcaaatcagctaagattttccttagccaaatggcttggttgacagcacttgcagctgccacatattctgcttcagcagtagattgagccactagactttgcttcttcgagctccagcaaaacatggctgaaccaaggttgaaagcataccctgaggtgcttttcatgtcatctatcgagccagcccagtcactatcagtgtagccaaccagcttcagatttccttccttgctgtactttaaaccatagctcaaagtgcctttgacatatctaagcactctcttagcagcttgtaaatgctttttattgcaacaatgcaagaaccttgagagcaatcctacagcatacattatgtctggtctagtggcagttaaatataacagacaaccaactagacttctgtaggttgtttcacaaaccttctcaaaatcaccttggctcgatagtttttctccaacagcaacaggtgttttagttgctttactgttttgcatggagaacttggtcagaatctttgtggcaaagtttctctgacttagaaatatcccattttgtgcttgagtcacctccattccaaggaaataatacatttcccctagatcagacatttcaaatacttcttgcatcttggtcttgaaatcgactagcactgctcgatctcctcctgtcaccagcaggtcatcaacatatagggatacaatgagctgtgtttgtgtcccttgcttcttgacatacagtgttggctcactcttgcttcgatcgaatcccaaattagtcaagtagccatcgattctgctgtaccaggcccttggagcctgttttaagccatatagggccttcttcagtttgtagaccatatgctctctgccagctatctcaaacccttgtggttgttcaacatagatctcttcatctaagaaaccattcagaaaggctgatttcacatcgagttgatggatcttccactcgagctgtgctgctaaggcaatcagtaatctgatggtgtctagcctggccactggtgcaaaggtctccaggtagtccaggccatacctctgactgaaccccttgacaactagccttgctttcagtttgttcaaggtaccatcagcattttgcttggctttgtacacccatttcaccccaattatcttccttttgactggcctttcaactaattcccaggtctggttcttctcaatcatgctaatctcctcagccattgcctgcttccactcttgctgagcttcagcctcttcaaaattgcttggttcagctatggctacatgagctctttcataaatctcagtcaatggtcttgttcctctaactggttcatcatcaatgtccatttcaggaacattttgatctggctcagcttgatctgctgcaagtccttctgaaactttctcaggttcatgtttttcccagttccaacatgacttttcatcaaataccacatccctactgactgacactttctttgttgaaggatccaagatcctatagcccttcttaacagtgctgtagcccaccaaaataccaggtcgagccctttcagacaatttgtcccttttgacagcaggtacatgagcataacagatgcatccaaagaccttcagatgagccagtgatggcttgaatccaaaccaggcttcgaatggagtcttctgatccaaggccttggttggaagcctattttgaatgtagtttgcagtgttaactgcctctgcccatagtgctttaggcagattcttctgaatcatcaagcacctggccatatccatcaaactcctattcttcctttcacttacaccattttgctgaggtgtatatgtgttggtaagttgatgtttgatgcctgccttatcacagaaggcttggaactgagctgaggtgtactcagtcccattatcagaccttatggacttcagcttgcaacctgtttcagtctcagcagcagtcttgaacttccaaaacactgaggccgcctctgatttctgttttaggaagtaaagccagcaatatcttgaaaaatcatcaatgaacagtatgaagtacctgtttccacttaatgactcagtcctcatagggccacacacatcagtgtgcaccagttggagtttttcagaggctctccaggcttgattcgagggaaatgggagtctggcctgctttcctagctgacacacttcacacacatcatcatgatccactgagttgatgaagttttcagccaagtcctctctgaccattcgagccatcgatctgaagttggcatgtcccagtctttgatgccaaagcttggattcatctaATGTAACTGTGTAGGCAATGTTTGACTCCCTGGTCCAGTCAACTACAAAGCTCTTATTAGCCATAGGAACTGCCATcagcttggatccacttggatcattgatttggcattggttgtctttgaacacaacagaataacctttctccagcaactgagctatgctgagcaggtttctgtcaatttcaggcaccaaaagcacatttgaaatcactttggcacctgtgggggtgcatatcagcacatcacccttgccttcagcttgaataaaatgtccatttcctatcttgactttagttctgcagcttctgtctaaagacttgaagattgcagcatcaggtgtcatgtggttggtgcatccactgtctagaagccaaccagatgagaacttttcttgagcagctgagcataacacagcaaagacttgctcctcttggtcactgtcctccttagctactcgagcctcagctttcatctgttgaaactgagtctgccttgatttggccttgctcttgcagactctctcaacatgacccttctttttacaatgctgacatacagcatctggattgaaccagcatttttcttttggatgaccagcccttctgcagtgcttgcaagtctgaccctcttttcttgcaacatcagtccttggcttgtctctccaggccttcttgcctttgtaggcagtgtttgttcttgcctgaaaggcaccttcttgatgctcctccagtctgcttgctcttctttgctcttgagcatataaagcattgatcaactctgtcagggagatggtgtacaggtcccttgagtcctcgagagatgagatttttgcctcatacctctcaggcagagttgcaataaccttctccactatcctagcttccttgagctgctctccaaggagcctaatgctgttaaccacagccataatcctgtcagagtactgcttgatagtttcttcttccttcatcttcaaattctcaaaatctctccttaagttcagcaactgttgctgccttgtcctctctgtcccttgaaactcctcttgcaacttgtcccaggcttgttttgatgattcacaggccataatccttgtgaaaatcacatctgacactgagttctggatgcaagacatggctttgtgcctcttggtcctctcatcagcatgctgcctgatttgagctactgttggattgcctctaagtggctctggttcaacatctgagttgactacctcccacagatcgaaagcttgtaggtaggtcttcattttaaccacccatatgtggtagccttctccattgaagacttgaggtgcagctggtgaaaagcttgatgaagccatgaatttgtataacagatcccttaagaaataggctcttgataccaattgttggagctaactgcaacaaatagcaaggttcaacaaaaagcttgccgagcaagaatcgagacttgcggcagaaacaaagaagaaaaatgaaataaattttaagcaaagc
Protein-coding sequences here:
- the LOC107901917 gene encoding cysteine-rich receptor-like protein kinase 25; translation: MMMVDSFTKLFLVAVCLSTFSFGSLEALTRWYCFCSNAATLTGNIVYAANVDQLFSYLSTNATEHDGFFNTTAGQEPNMVYGLFLCRGDARPEICRDCINLAAADVVKLCPNQSWAIIWYNKSMLRYSNRSIFSSMAERPNVTLSYWVDAMEPYRFNRLVATVMKDIATRAPNATSRTKKFATKEATFNAFQTLQPSTVHTRHFQ